Proteins encoded in a region of the Sterolibacterium denitrificans genome:
- a CDS encoding NUDIX domain-containing protein, which produces MPDMSDKDESHLIETCISSETVFHGRLLHVQSDRVRLPDGGESVREYIRHPGAVVMLATLDNGKLLFERQFRYPVGQVFLELPAGKIDAGEPILDTARRELREETGYKARHWRHLGVMHPCIGYSNERIEIFLAHGLSFVGHERDHGEFLEVVELSLADALLAVRDGEITDAKTITALFWADKIFSGVWQIPG; this is translated from the coding sequence ATGCCCGACATGTCAGACAAGGACGAGTCGCACCTCATCGAAACCTGCATCAGCAGCGAAACCGTGTTCCACGGTCGTCTGCTGCACGTCCAGAGCGACCGCGTACGCCTGCCGGATGGCGGCGAGAGCGTGCGCGAATACATCCGCCACCCCGGCGCGGTGGTCATGCTTGCCACGCTCGACAACGGCAAGCTGCTGTTCGAGCGCCAGTTCCGCTACCCCGTCGGCCAGGTGTTCCTCGAACTACCCGCCGGCAAGATCGACGCCGGCGAACCCATCCTCGACACCGCGCGCCGCGAGCTGCGCGAGGAAACCGGCTACAAGGCTCGCCACTGGCGCCACCTCGGCGTCATGCACCCGTGCATCGGCTACTCCAACGAACGCATCGAAATCTTCCTCGCCCACGGCCTGAGCTTCGTCGGCCACGAACGCGATCACGGCGAGTTCCTCGAAGTCGTCGAACTCTCACTGGCCGACGCCCTGCTGGCCGTGCGCGATGGCGAAATCACCGACGCCAAAACCATCACTGCCCTGTTCTGGGCGGACAAGATTTTTTCCGGAGTCTGGCAGATTCCGGGGTGA
- a CDS encoding alpha/beta fold hydrolase: MLRQGTGTPLVLLHGVTCSERVWRQVIPLLAPHHDVIALTALGHRGGVPAQGPMGIQDLVDDVERSLDALGMQQVHVAGNSMGGWMAIELARRGRALSVCALSPAGCWDPSARNHRHATNILRRVMRVTELTRWMLPVMAQLKLVRSLGMRDNAVHGERMSADDLIDMADDLLGCAARHELLDSVGQLVGLDPLPCPVTLAWAECDRIFPPKLNGTLARTLLPQARWQLMAGVGHLAMIDDPSLVAEVIRMAACQELIPQT; this comes from the coding sequence ATGTTGAGACAAGGAACGGGTACCCCGCTGGTGCTGCTGCACGGCGTTACGTGCAGTGAGCGTGTCTGGCGACAGGTGATCCCTTTGCTCGCGCCGCACCACGATGTCATCGCCTTGACCGCGCTGGGGCATCGGGGCGGGGTCCCGGCACAGGGGCCCATGGGCATTCAGGACTTGGTTGATGATGTGGAGCGCTCGCTGGATGCCCTGGGCATGCAGCAGGTGCATGTGGCGGGCAATTCCATGGGCGGGTGGATGGCCATCGAGCTGGCCCGCCGGGGGCGTGCCTTGAGCGTGTGCGCCTTGTCGCCCGCCGGTTGTTGGGACCCTTCCGCGCGCAACCATCGACACGCCACCAATATCTTGCGCCGGGTGATGCGCGTCACGGAGCTGACCCGCTGGATGCTGCCGGTGATGGCGCAACTCAAACTGGTGCGGTCCTTGGGAATGCGGGACAACGCCGTGCATGGCGAGCGCATGTCGGCCGATGATCTCATCGACATGGCCGATGATCTGCTGGGCTGCGCAGCCCGCCATGAACTGCTGGACAGTGTTGGGCAACTGGTGGGCCTCGATCCCTTGCCATGTCCTGTGACCCTGGCCTGGGCAGAGTGCGATCGCATCTTCCCGCCTAAGCTGAATGGTACGCTGGCGCGCACCTTGTTACCCCAGGCCCGCTGGCAGTTGATGGCCGGGGTGGGGCATCTGGCCATGATCGACGACCCCAGTCTGGTGGCCGAGGTCATCAGGATGGCAGCATGCCAGGAGCTGATTCCGCAGACTTGA
- a CDS encoding type II toxin-antitoxin system RelE/ParE family toxin, with protein MIQIRKTEVFVQWLDALRDIQARARVQARIERLAGGNPGDVEPVGEGVSELRINYGPGYRVYFKQRGRELIILLAGGDKSTQAKDIKTALRLARNLLG; from the coding sequence ATGATCCAAATCCGGAAAACTGAAGTTTTCGTCCAGTGGCTCGATGCCTTGCGCGACATTCAGGCACGGGCGCGGGTTCAAGCCAGGATCGAACGTCTTGCCGGTGGAAATCCCGGTGATGTCGAGCCTGTTGGCGAAGGCGTTTCCGAGTTGCGCATCAACTACGGCCCCGGTTATCGGGTGTATTTCAAGCAGCGTGGGCGTGAGCTGATCATTCTTCTGGCCGGCGGCGACAAGAGCACACAGGCCAAAGATATCAAGACGGCTTTACGCCTGGCACGAAATCTTTTGGGGTAG
- a CDS encoding addiction module antidote protein, which translates to MTKTLTTRYDVAEHLRTPEEMAAYLEACLEEANGDAAFIAKALGDIARAKGMSQVARDAGLSRESLYKALSGERSPGFDTILKVIGALGLKLHAEANRV; encoded by the coding sequence ATGACCAAAACCCTTACTACACGCTATGACGTTGCAGAGCATCTGCGCACGCCGGAGGAAATGGCCGCCTACCTTGAGGCCTGTCTGGAAGAAGCGAATGGAGATGCTGCCTTTATTGCCAAGGCACTCGGCGATATTGCTCGTGCCAAAGGCATGTCCCAGGTTGCTCGTGATGCCGGGCTCTCCCGTGAAAGCCTCTACAAGGCGCTGTCCGGGGAACGTAGCCCTGGGTTCGATACGATCCTCAAAGTCATTGGCGCTCTTGGGTTAAAGCTTCATGCAGAGGCAAATCGTGTCTGA
- a CDS encoding MBL fold metallo-hydrolase codes for MQPNPTINYGNGIIAIDSGYIRPGLAAIHLMTEGRHAALIDTATNTAVPRVMAALAEHGLAPTQVDFIILTHIHLDHAGGAGTLMRLLPNARLLVHPLGARHMAEPSKLVAGSIAVYGAERFQQIYGEIPAIDPQRIVAVEHEQRFDLNGRKLTLLHTPGHARHHICIRDERTGHFFTGDTFGLSYRELDRDGRQFICPTTSPVHFDPEALHRSIDLLLSYRPEAMYLTHYGQITDVPRLAADLKRMLAAIVTGARPLRNAGEQCYAQLKQMLENLLLAEARHENWGLQGNALLEFLALDIDLNAQGLDHWLNTSS; via the coding sequence ATGCAACCCAACCCCACCATAAATTACGGCAACGGCATCATTGCCATCGACTCGGGCTACATCCGTCCCGGACTCGCGGCAATCCACCTGATGACCGAAGGCCGGCACGCCGCGCTGATCGACACCGCCACCAACACTGCCGTCCCACGCGTCATGGCGGCGCTGGCCGAACACGGACTCGCGCCGACGCAGGTCGACTTCATCATCCTCACCCACATCCATCTCGATCACGCCGGCGGCGCCGGCACCCTCATGCGCCTGCTGCCGAATGCGCGGCTGCTGGTGCATCCGCTCGGCGCACGCCACATGGCCGAACCGTCAAAACTGGTGGCCGGCTCGATCGCCGTCTACGGCGCGGAACGCTTCCAGCAAATCTACGGCGAAATTCCCGCCATCGACCCGCAACGCATCGTCGCCGTCGAGCACGAGCAGCGCTTCGACCTCAACGGCCGCAAGCTGACCCTGCTCCACACCCCCGGCCATGCCCGCCACCACATCTGCATTCGCGACGAACGAACCGGACACTTCTTCACCGGCGACACCTTTGGCCTGTCCTACCGCGAACTCGACCGCGACGGCCGGCAGTTCATCTGCCCGACCACCTCGCCGGTGCATTTCGATCCGGAGGCATTGCACCGCTCGATCGACCTGCTGCTGTCCTACCGGCCCGAGGCGATGTACCTGACCCATTACGGTCAGATCACCGACGTACCGCGCTTGGCCGCCGACCTGAAACGCATGCTCGCCGCCATCGTCACCGGCGCCCGCCCGCTCAGGAATGCCGGAGAGCAATGCTACGCACAATTAAAACAAATGCTGGAAAATCTGCTGCTGGCCGAAGCCCGGCACGAAAACTGGGGCCTGCAGGGCAACGCCCTGCTGGAGTTTTTGGCACTGGACATCGACCTCAACGCCCAAGGCCTGGATCACTGGCTGAATACCAGCAGCTAG
- the ppa gene encoding inorganic diphosphatase: MGLDRVPSGRDLPNDFNVIIEISMHSDPIKYEVDKDSGAIFVDRFMSTAMHYPCNYGYIPNTIAGDGDPVDVLVISHLTLPPGVVVRCRPIGMLKMNDEAGDDAKVLAVPVDKLTSMYRQVRSYRHMPQLMMDQISHFFERYKDLEEGKFVKVIGWVDVDEAKQEILNGVKAYEDAKVKPAF; this comes from the coding sequence ATGGGCCTGGATCGCGTGCCTTCCGGCAGGGATTTGCCGAATGATTTCAATGTGATCATCGAGATTTCGATGCATTCCGATCCGATCAAGTACGAGGTCGACAAGGATTCCGGCGCGATTTTCGTCGATCGTTTCATGTCGACGGCGATGCACTATCCGTGCAACTACGGCTATATCCCCAACACCATCGCTGGCGATGGCGATCCGGTCGATGTGCTGGTCATTTCGCACCTGACCCTGCCGCCGGGCGTGGTGGTGCGTTGCCGGCCGATCGGCATGCTGAAGATGAACGACGAAGCGGGCGATGACGCCAAGGTGCTGGCGGTGCCTGTCGACAAGCTGACTTCCATGTACCGGCAGGTGCGTTCCTATCGCCATATGCCGCAGTTGATGATGGACCAGATTTCGCATTTCTTCGAGCGCTACAAGGATCTCGAAGAGGGCAAGTTCGTCAAGGTGATCGGCTGGGTCGATGTCGATGAAGCCAAGCAGGAGATCCTCAATGGCGTCAAGGCATATGAGGACGCCAAGGTGAAGCCGGCGTTCTGA
- the purN gene encoding phosphoribosylglycinamide formyltransferase, translated as MKSRSIVILISGRGSNMRSLVEANLPDCRIAVISNRPDAAGLAYARERGLATAVVDHRAHATRPAFDAALAEAIDAHGADLVVLAGFMRILGVDFVARYQGRLLNIHPSLLPAFPGTHTHAQALAAGVRIHGCTVHFVTPALDSGPIVIQAAVPVLPDDDPDTLAARVLAQEHVIYPQAVRWFLAGQLQLTAAGQVRLSAGAGRAATAALIAPQTDAA; from the coding sequence ATGAAATCCAGATCCATCGTCATCCTGATTTCCGGACGCGGCAGCAACATGCGTTCCCTGGTCGAAGCCAATCTGCCGGATTGCCGCATCGCCGTCATCAGCAATCGCCCCGATGCCGCCGGGCTGGCCTATGCGCGCGAGCGCGGCCTGGCGACGGCGGTGGTCGATCACCGCGCCCATGCCACGCGTCCGGCGTTCGATGCGGCGTTGGCCGAGGCTATCGATGCGCATGGGGCGGACCTGGTGGTGCTGGCCGGCTTCATGCGCATCCTCGGCGTAGACTTCGTGGCCCGCTACCAAGGGCGTCTGTTGAACATCCATCCTTCCTTGCTGCCCGCCTTTCCCGGCACGCATACCCATGCCCAGGCGCTGGCTGCGGGGGTCAGGATACATGGTTGCACGGTGCACTTCGTCACGCCGGCGCTCGACAGTGGGCCGATCGTGATCCAGGCCGCCGTGCCGGTGCTGCCGGACGATGATCCCGATACGCTGGCAGCCCGGGTGCTGGCACAGGAGCACGTCATCTATCCGCAGGCGGTGCGCTGGTTTCTGGCAGGGCAGTTGCAGTTGACGGCAGCCGGGCAGGTCAGGCTGAGTGCTGGCGCTGGCCGGGCAGCCACGGCGGCATTGATCGCGCCGCAGACGGACGCGGCATGA
- a CDS encoding DUF3108 domain-containing protein, with amino-acid sequence MSRHLHGLALLGALLFALPACAAEEPVGAVAIAAAGGPPAMPQKQLQPQPASANAPGRLPMPAQGRLRFELTRGDGRFVAAEALHEWRHDGKQYELQSVTETVGLVAFFRSTRIVWRSRGNVTAQGLQPLAFQAEKRSKPEGGARFDWTRMRLSLDGGPQRELALLPRSQDLLSMFYQLGVQLPELRRLASKPARPDRDGLDAAREFVMPVTNGRKLERYHFELLGEEPLNLSRLGRRQTLHLRTHAGEQLIDIWLDLQAHGLPVKIRYADDKGDAYDQTAVHIDISAADEAAAGAR; translated from the coding sequence ATGAGCCGTCATTTGCATGGTCTGGCCCTGCTGGGCGCCTTGCTGTTTGCGCTGCCTGCCTGTGCGGCGGAAGAGCCGGTTGGCGCTGTCGCTATTGCTGCCGCTGGCGGCCCGCCGGCCATGCCGCAAAAGCAGCTTCAGCCGCAACCGGCATCGGCAAACGCGCCGGGCCGTTTGCCGATGCCCGCCCAGGGCCGCCTGCGCTTCGAGCTGACCCGTGGCGATGGCCGCTTCGTGGCGGCGGAGGCGCTGCACGAATGGCGGCACGACGGCAAACAATATGAGCTGCAGAGCGTGACGGAAACCGTCGGGCTGGTTGCCTTCTTCCGTTCCACGCGGATCGTCTGGCGCAGCCGCGGCAACGTGACCGCGCAAGGCTTGCAGCCGCTGGCGTTTCAGGCGGAAAAACGCAGCAAGCCCGAAGGCGGCGCACGCTTCGACTGGACGAGGATGCGCCTCAGCCTGGACGGCGGGCCGCAACGCGAGCTGGCTTTGCTGCCGCGTAGCCAGGATCTGTTGAGCATGTTCTATCAACTGGGCGTGCAGTTGCCGGAACTGCGGCGGCTGGCAAGCAAGCCTGCCAGGCCGGATCGGGACGGGCTGGACGCGGCGCGTGAATTCGTCATGCCGGTGACCAACGGGCGCAAGCTGGAGCGTTATCACTTCGAGCTGCTCGGCGAGGAACCGCTGAATCTGTCGCGTCTGGGCCGGCGGCAGACCCTGCATCTGCGCACCCACGCCGGTGAGCAATTGATCGACATCTGGCTGGACCTGCAGGCGCATGGCCTGCCCGTGAAGATTCGCTACGCGGATGACAAGGGAGATGCCTACGACCAGACGGCGGTGCATATCGACATTTCGGCAGCGGATGAGGCTGCGGCGGGAGCGAGGTAG
- a CDS encoding RsmB/NOP family class I SAM-dependent RNA methyltransferase, whose product MNRRKNQRVGVAPSVPSAASKTRRPAQRRPHAASAEKTGGAIDAGLSSKVLDQAAIALRRLLAFERPADAVLSDHFREQRSLGRRERGFIAETCYAVLRHRRQLERLVQPEVTPRRLLLACLLRYSGFGLRQLAGLLLPGEQDWLLALRSAAETDCADCSLAERLDLPDWLTERLSARHTEAELVELARGLNRSAPLDLRVNLLKTTRDEVLRQLAATGIKASACPYSPWGIRLEGKPALQQHPLFLQGHIEVQDEGSQLLGALLAPRRGEMVVDFCAGAGGKTLLLGAMMRSTGRLYAFDVSSKRLAKLKPRVARSGLSNVHPVCIDNENDVRVKRLAGKIDRVLVDAPCSGLGTLRRNPDLKWRQTAQDVAELVRKQQDILAAAARLVKPGGRLVYATCSILDEENAGVVDHFLAGHAAFQRLDAAAILAQQGILIDCGMDMRLLPHVHGTDGFYAAVLERGK is encoded by the coding sequence ATGAATCGGCGAAAAAACCAGCGGGTCGGCGTTGCGCCATCTGTCCCATCTGCGGCATCCAAAACGCGCCGCCCGGCGCAACGGCGGCCGCATGCCGCGTCTGCAGAAAAGACCGGCGGCGCGATCGATGCCGGTCTGAGCAGCAAAGTGCTGGATCAGGCCGCTATCGCCTTGCGCCGCTTGCTGGCATTCGAGCGGCCGGCCGATGCCGTGTTGTCCGATCATTTTCGCGAGCAGCGCAGCCTGGGGCGGCGCGAGCGCGGCTTCATCGCGGAAACCTGCTATGCCGTGCTGCGCCATCGGCGCCAGCTCGAACGCCTGGTTCAGCCGGAAGTCACGCCCCGGCGCCTGCTGCTGGCCTGTCTGCTGCGCTATTCCGGCTTCGGGTTGCGTCAATTGGCCGGACTGCTGCTTCCCGGGGAGCAGGACTGGCTGCTGGCGCTCAGGAGCGCTGCTGAAACGGACTGCGCGGACTGCAGTCTGGCCGAACGCCTCGATCTGCCGGACTGGCTGACCGAGCGCCTGAGCGCGCGTCACACCGAGGCAGAACTCGTGGAACTGGCGCGTGGCCTGAACCGCAGCGCCCCGCTGGATTTGCGCGTCAATCTTCTGAAAACCACACGCGATGAAGTTTTGCGGCAACTGGCCGCGACAGGCATCAAGGCCAGCGCGTGTCCCTATTCGCCCTGGGGCATCCGCCTGGAAGGCAAGCCGGCCCTGCAGCAGCATCCATTGTTTCTGCAAGGGCACATCGAGGTGCAGGACGAGGGCAGCCAGTTGTTGGGCGCATTGCTGGCGCCACGGCGTGGCGAGATGGTGGTGGATTTTTGCGCCGGCGCCGGCGGCAAGACCCTGCTGCTGGGGGCGATGATGCGTTCCACCGGGCGCCTGTATGCTTTCGACGTGTCGAGCAAGCGGCTCGCCAAGTTGAAGCCGCGAGTGGCCCGCAGCGGCCTGTCGAATGTCCATCCGGTCTGCATCGACAATGAAAACGATGTCCGCGTCAAACGCCTGGCCGGCAAGATCGACCGCGTGCTGGTGGATGCGCCCTGCAGCGGTCTGGGCACCTTGCGCCGCAATCCGGATCTGAAGTGGCGCCAGACGGCGCAGGATGTCGCTGAACTGGTGCGCAAGCAGCAGGACATTCTGGCCGCCGCGGCGCGGCTGGTGAAACCGGGCGGGCGCCTGGTGTATGCCACCTGCAGCATCCTCGACGAGGAAAATGCGGGCGTGGTCGACCATTTCCTGGCCGGGCATGCGGCGTTCCAGCGGCTGGATGCCGCCGCGATTCTTGCCCAGCAGGGCATCCTCATCGATTGCGGCATGGACATGCGCTTGCTGCCGCATGTGCACGGCACGGATGGTTTCTATGCGGCCGTGCTGGAGCGCGGCAAGTGA
- a CDS encoding phospholipase D family protein has translation MVRLPRSRPLFQLRQLLLLALMLCAAAPLWARALLPASGSVEVVFSPWDDAEGAIIGTLQQARQAIHVQAYLFTSQPLAQALIAAHRRGVRVEVLADQKMLLQTGKSQIPRLAEAGIPVWLETRHAIAHNKLMLIDPLETHPAVVTGSYNFTYSAQARNAENLLILRDNPALARAYFDNWQRHRGDAVPYTDMETGAETEAAMESAANMGTATGEAARETMP, from the coding sequence ATGGTGAGGTTGCCGCGCTCGCGCCCGTTGTTTCAGTTGCGCCAGTTGCTGCTGCTGGCATTGATGCTGTGCGCGGCCGCGCCGCTCTGGGCGCGCGCGCTGCTGCCGGCAAGCGGGAGCGTCGAAGTGGTGTTCAGTCCATGGGACGATGCCGAGGGCGCCATCATCGGGACGCTGCAGCAGGCGCGGCAGGCGATCCATGTGCAGGCCTATCTGTTCACCAGCCAGCCGCTGGCGCAGGCATTGATCGCGGCGCATCGGCGGGGCGTCAGGGTGGAGGTGCTGGCGGATCAGAAAATGCTGCTGCAGACCGGGAAAAGCCAGATTCCACGGCTGGCCGAGGCGGGCATTCCCGTCTGGCTGGAAACGCGCCATGCCATCGCCCACAACAAGCTCATGCTGATCGATCCTCTGGAGACGCATCCCGCCGTGGTCACCGGCAGCTACAACTTCACCTATTCGGCCCAGGCGCGGAATGCCGAGAATCTGCTGATATTGCGCGACAACCCGGCGCTGGCGCGCGCCTACTTCGACAACTGGCAACGTCATCGCGGTGACGCCGTGCCATATACGGACATGGAAACGGGCGCTGAAACGGAAGCCGCCATGGAAAGCGCCGCCAACATGGGCACGGCGACGGGCGAGGCGGCGCGGGAGACGATGCCGTGA
- a CDS encoding formylglycine-generating enzyme family protein: protein MTAFPAAPAWWPAIGHVWRSAGASTSRPWMAGMLAALFCLPVHAGEFVNHVDMRFVDIPAGSFFMGACKFRPDQLSSDDSCPSGAAADADAYGDETPQHRVTIRAFQLGRTQVTLQQFKRFALESGNGQLLDEPFLKSNAGQGEMTPVVHVSWEDAQAFVAWLNRTKPQTDHGHYRLPSEAEWEYAARGGTTTRYYFGDASGHRLGLHAWYDKNSGNRQRVVGSRRPNAYGLYDMLGNVWEWTEDCWNESYRGAPADGSAWLQGDCSKRVVRGGSWFDVPPYLRVTSRFGDRVTRRINYDGFRVARVVHTSAAP, encoded by the coding sequence GTGACGGCTTTTCCTGCGGCCCCGGCCTGGTGGCCGGCCATCGGCCATGTCTGGCGCAGCGCGGGTGCTTCCACTTCCAGGCCATGGATGGCCGGGATGCTGGCCGCCTTGTTCTGTCTGCCGGTTCATGCCGGAGAATTCGTCAACCACGTTGACATGAGGTTCGTCGATATTCCCGCTGGCAGCTTTTTCATGGGTGCCTGCAAGTTCAGGCCGGATCAGTTGAGCAGCGATGATTCCTGTCCATCCGGCGCGGCGGCCGATGCCGATGCCTACGGGGACGAAACGCCGCAGCATCGCGTGACTATTCGCGCGTTCCAGTTGGGGCGCACGCAGGTGACCTTGCAGCAGTTCAAGCGATTCGCCCTGGAAAGCGGCAACGGGCAACTGCTCGACGAGCCGTTTCTCAAGAGCAATGCAGGGCAGGGCGAGATGACGCCCGTGGTGCATGTCAGTTGGGAGGATGCCCAGGCTTTCGTCGCCTGGCTCAATCGAACCAAACCGCAGACGGATCACGGCCACTACCGTCTGCCCAGCGAGGCCGAGTGGGAGTACGCGGCTCGCGGCGGCACGACGACGCGCTACTATTTCGGCGATGCCAGTGGACATCGACTGGGTTTGCATGCCTGGTACGACAAGAATTCGGGCAACCGGCAACGCGTCGTCGGCAGCCGGCGGCCGAATGCCTATGGCCTGTATGACATGCTGGGCAACGTCTGGGAATGGACGGAAGACTGCTGGAACGAGAGCTACCGGGGCGCGCCGGCGGATGGCAGCGCCTGGCTGCAGGGCGACTGCAGCAAGCGCGTGGTGCGCGGCGGCTCGTGGTTCGATGTGCCGCCGTATCTGCGCGTCACCAGCCGCTTCGGTGACCGGGTGACGCGACGCATCAACTACGATGGTTTCCGCGTGGCGCGCGTGGTGCATACCTCCGCTGCGCCCTGA